The following DNA comes from Cedecea neteri.
GCCGAGACATCCCCGCTCACGGTCACGCTGCCTTTGATATTGACCTCCCCGGTCAGGTCAATGCTGGCCGCTGTCGCGGTAAGTTTTCCCGGCGTAGCGAGCGTGATGCTGTGGCTGTTGGGATCCAGCTCAACAAAGGCTTTGCCGTCTTCGCTGCGTAGCTGAACCGCCGTGGGGCTGATGCCGCTGATTTTTTTCGCCTGTGACTGAGGGCCGGGCAGCACGAAAGCGTCAGACAACGAGTGCTGCCGGGCATCAACCGGCTCCTGAATGCCTCCGCTTTGCCACCAAAAATCGATGGCGCGATCGGCGAATATAACCAGGCATTCATCTCCCGCTTTAAGCGGAAACGTCAGCGAGCAGCCTCCGCCATGCGGGAAAATAACTGGCACATCCACCAGCAGCGGGTAGGCGACTGAAGCGACTGTTCCATCGCGGCCCATTTTTGCCCCACGGATAGCGGGGGCTACTTCACAGGTAACAGATTGCGGATCAAAAGACTGAATAATGCCGGGTAATGCGACCCGAAGATCGTTGCTTAATGCGGCCCGGCTGGCCGCAAGCGTATCGGCCAGCTCACCGCTGAGAGCCGAAGTCGTCAGAGCCATGATTCCTCCAGGGATAAAAAAACCCGCAAAGGCGGGTCTGGCTTTTATTTATTA
Coding sequences within:
- a CDS encoding Gp138 family membrane-puncturing spike protein, whose translation is MALTTSALSGELADTLAASRAALSNDLRVALPGIIQSFDPQSVTCEVAPAIRGAKMGRDGTVASVAYPLLVDVPVIFPHGGGCSLTFPLKAGDECLVIFADRAIDFWWQSGGIQEPVDARQHSLSDAFVLPGPQSQAKKISGISPTAVQLRSEDGKAFVELDPNSHSITLATPGKLTATAASIDLTGEVNIKGSVTVSGDVSASGISLTKHRHGGVQSGGANTGGPV